In the genome of Pelodiscus sinensis isolate JC-2024 chromosome 3, ASM4963464v1, whole genome shotgun sequence, one region contains:
- the LOC102456152 gene encoding epoxide hydrolase 1-like, producing the protein MWQQILQSVRSLDYPRRSTVLAPAALGAGGLLVCWLLSRRKIKTLEMGDGWWGSGERPSREKEDERIRSFQIETSDREIQELHQRLDQARYTPPLEGAAFQYGFNSTYLQRVVAYWRNEFDWRKQLEFVNQYPHFKTTIEGIEVHFVHVKPPHIPRGQAARPLLMVHGWPGSFYEFYKIIPLLTDPAGHGLNEDVVFEVICPSIPGYGFSEAPHQQGFDTLAAARIFHKLMQRLGFQEFYVQGGDWGSRITTNMAQMLPKSVKGLHLNFVFIFSGGLGRLISLLLGAYVPWLVGLTREDSRRLFPYFEKNVYELLRETGYLHIQATKPDTAGCGLNDSPVGLAAYILEKFSTWTDRSFRDMDNGGLERKFSLDDLLTYVMIYWVTSSIVPSMRFYKENISKNPSTAPDARIGVYVPTGLAAFPNELAHTPRSWAKNLFKNIVVYTYMPRGGHFAAFEEPELLAQDIRQLVRKVEHL; encoded by the exons ATGTGGCAGCAAATCCTTCAGAGTGTCCG GTCCCTTGACTATCCCCGGAGGAGTACagttctggcccctgctgctctgggagcTGGAGGGCTCCTGGTTTGTTGGCTCCTGTCTAGACGGAAGATCAAGACTCTAGAAATGGGAGATGGATGGTGGGGCTCAGGTGAAAGGCCTTCAAGAGAGAAAGAAGATGAGAGAATCCGATCCTTCCAAATTGAAACCTCGGACAGGGAAATTCAG GAACTGCATCAGCGCCTAGACCAGGCCCGCTACACACCACCCCTGGAGGGAGCCGCCTTCCAGTACGGTTTCAACTCCACCTACCTGCAGAGAGTTGTTGCCTACTGGAGGAACGAGTTTGACTGGCGGAAGCAGCTGGAATTTGTGAACCAATATCCACATTTCAAAACAACCATTGAAG GGATTGAAGTCCATTTTGTCCATGTGAAGCCCCCTCACATCCCCAggggccaggcagccaggccTTTGTTGATGGTGCATGGCTGGCCTGGCTCCTTCTACGAGTTCTATAAGATCATCCCACTGCTCACTGACCCAGCTGGGCATGGCCTGAATGAGGATGTGGTGTTTGAGGTCATCTGCCCATCCATCCCAGGCTATGGCTTCTCCGAGGCACCTCACCAACAAG GTTTTGACACGCTGGCTGCTGCTCGGATATTTCACAAGCTGATGCAAAGATTGGGCTTCCAGGAGTTCTATGTACAGGGAGGCGACTGGGGCTCTCGGATCACCACTAACATGGCCCAGATGCTGCCAAA GTCCGTGAAAGGGCTTCATCTGAATTTCGTCTTCATCTTCTCAGGAGGGTTGGGGAGGCTGATTTCTTTACTGCTTGGGGCCTACGTACCATGGCTGGTGGGCCTCACCAGGGAAGATTCCCGCCGCTTATTCCCATATTTTGAGAAGAACGTGTATGAGCTTCTGCGGGAGACAGGGTATTTGCACATCCAGGCCACCAAGCCAGACACAGCAG GCTGTGGACTAAATGATTCCCCTGTGGGACTTGCTGCATACATTCTGGAGAAGTTCTCTACCTGGACTGACAGATCATTCCGGGACATGGACAATGGAGGTCTGGAGAG GAAATTCTCTCTGGATGACCTTTTGACATATGTGATGATTTACTGGGTAACTTCGTCCATTGTGCCTTCAATGCGTTTCTACAAGGAGAATATTTCCAAGAACCCCAGTACTGCTCCCGATGCCAG gatTGGAGTTTATGTACCCACTGGCCTTGCTGCTTTCCCCAACGAACTTGCACATACCCCACGTTCCTGGGCAAAGAATTTGTTCAAGAACATAGTTGTCTACACCTACATGCCACGTGGGGGGCATTTTGCTGCCTTTGAGGAACCAGAGCTCCTGGCACAGGATATCAGGCAGTTGGTCAGAAAGGTGGAACATCTGTGA